The sequence catatgaattcctaatattttatttggcaaaataattagtaattacataggaaaataatattttttagtaactaatgtttaatatggaaagtttttagtaattacacagtgtaattacatttaATTCTCATGGggcatgagaattggagagtgtaattggaacccctcaattacttccaattacacagttacagtgtaattacatagtGAGACAAATATACCAAATTGTATAATTACCtctaattacacacaaatctaaTTAATGGCTTTCCAAAtgcattataattttttaatattaaactaaaaaaactcTCTTGAATGAGAGAGATAATCAATCGAATTTTTTTTAGAGAGTGCACTTATTACTTaccttataattttttataatggtTACAAATTGTTataaactgtaatttttcttggCAGCAATGATGGCCTACAGAACCGTACCAGCTGAGATGAGAGTAAAAAAGATCATACACATGCTATTACATATAATAGCCATAGTTATGGGAATTATTGGCTTATGTGCCGTTTTTAGGTACCATAACATGATCAACTTAGGCGATATGTATAGTTTGCACTCTTGGATTGGCTTGACCACTTTCATTTTATATTGCCTACAGGTAAATTCatttaatttacaaaattaccacaaaattataatttgtttagAAAAATAACATAACGTTTTTTTTGGGCAGTGGTTGGTTGGGTTTTTGGTGTTCATGGTGGGTCGTTCTTCAGTTACTAAAGAAAGAATGATTGGGTGGCACATGGTAGCTGGAAGAGCACTTCTATTCATGTCAATTTGTGCAGCTCTTACGGGCCTAATGGAGAAAGCCCAGTTTCTTGGGCTTAAATATCAACACGAGGCCCGTTTGGTTAACTTCCTTGGGCTTTCAATCCTTCTCTTTGGGGTTTTCGTAGATCTTTCTATCGTTTATGGTCGTTacatttaaaatgatttttatgtatcttatatatatagattatttaatatttatttatttattattattattttttgggtgTGATTGTATTTATTGTAATTTGTTTGTTATATATACCTGGAGGGTTTCATGATGTGAATTTGATTTAAATTGTGATTTTCGGCCTAAGGGGgctcaataattaataatgtatttgtgttttttatttatacattaaagAAGTGTGTTTTGAGATCACTTTCCTCTGGTTGTAATTCTTTTAATTTCTCAGTTGGAGAATACAATGTTAGCTCATTTGTTAGCTAAATATTTTAGAGTCCAAAGCATATGCTATTTGGAAGATGCAGGCCCGATCATAAGCATAAAGAGACTAGACCTATACTTAAAATCTACTTAGtcgaagaatctaaaaaaaaattacaaaaattttgAGGAATGTACTCCTAACTAtagagtttatttttttttttccttaaaaactatgaaaaatGTAATTTCTTTTACTATGAAAAATGtaatttcttttactttttgttTCATCACATTTTGTTCCAATGTCTAAAAAGGCAAAATAAGAGTAAGTTTGGAACTAATACTACTTAAATCAACTACTTGGGGTTGAGACATGTCCATTTTGAACTCAAATCATAATTATCatcatcataattaattttatagagATATCAGTAGTGTCTAGCACCATGTAGAAGTAGCGTCTTATGATtggttattaatattttttaaaaattattacctttaaattatatacttaattaaattaataatgataTGACATTAAGAATGATACTAAACACTATTGATatattttaacatttctcaaaCAAAGAATACACGTGTCTATCCCTTTCGGCCTACAACAAAATATTCCAACATAgtttctaatatttttatatacattttatgACAATTCACAAACAAACCAAACAAACAACATTTGTTTTGGAAGATCATTCCAAGTTCCAACAttgtaaaaacaaacaaaccaaTGTTGTTAACTTATATGTTCTCTAAGCAATTAGCGAACAATCCCACTTTTGGTTCTTAAGCCGGCCAGCCGGCCAATTCTCAAAACTCCAAAATTCATTCATGTTCATTGTTGACCGTACAATAAACACTTCTACAAAACAGTGTCAGTCAGTTACTAATCTGTTGCTCTAATCATAAAACTTAGTAACAGAGTAAAAGAAAAACTTGGTGACAATATTATATGGCAAGTGGGGGTCGAAGCTACCAGCTCTATGCTGGGGTTGTCACAATTTTGTCTCATTTGATAGCCATAACTGTGACAGTGTTAGTACTAGTTTGGCTTCTCAAGTTCCAAGGAGGCTTTGCTTTCAAATCTGGAAACACACAGAAGATAttcaatgtatatatatatatgcattattATAAGATTATATTCTAAAGTAAATTTCAACTAATTAATGTTCTCTTCTTTCATATTTATTGGTGCAGTTACATCCTTTCCTTATGGTGGTTGGGCTTATAGTCATTGGAGGAGAAGGTATGCATGCTAACAACCAAGTTATCTTCATCTAATTTGTATGGATATTTTGCGGCCGAAGTATCAAAAAGTTTCAGCaatataaatacttaatgttagtaaaattataattttcgtCCAAAGTCGTTATTATGAACTCTATTAGTGTGTTGAATTTGCAACCAAACTtggtttttttaaatttatttaaagaaaatttgaAACTAACTTCTACTATATGTTTCTATTCAGACTTTAAGATGAAACTAGACAAAAATTTCAAGTACCCTAACATTAaatacttatgccgctaaaaaatTCTTAAGATACCTGATTGCATATGCCGCTAACATTACAGGAAGATGAAATTTTATACTAATAAAAAGACTAATTTGGTGTAAAACTAATTTTTGCAGCTATCATGGCATACAAGACAATGCCGGGAACAAGAAGAGCACACAAAGGGGTGCACATTATACTACATCTCCTAGCTTTGTTGGCTGGAATTTTAGGGACATATGCAGTATTTAAGTTTAAAGATGAAACCGGTACTAAAGATTTTGTCACCTTACACACTTGGCTAGGCATCATTGTCATCACCGCATACGGTTTACAGGTAAATGTACTAATTTTTAATTCCGTTCAATACTAGCAATTGtccatgtatcaaatcatgcttcttgaattttgacatgttcCAAATCATAACGGTCTGAAAAGTTCGAAAGATAATTCTAAGATCCTTTCTTTTGAGTATGAATATATGTAGCTTCAATAATTGAACAGATTCAAATCCTTTATTTCAGTTCTTGTTAGGTTTCTTCACCTTTTTCTTCCCGGGTGCCGCAATGCCGGCAAGAGCAAACATCCTACCATGGCACACATTTTTCGGGATGGTGATCTTTTTGCTAGCGGTATGCACCGCT is a genomic window of Cannabis sativa cultivar Pink pepper isolate KNU-18-1 chromosome 9, ASM2916894v1, whole genome shotgun sequence containing:
- the LOC115722905 gene encoding probable transmembrane ascorbate ferrireductase 3, with translation MHTNMDPNVRRRGSGAGLRGLAYLFGVLSIILMIIWLLHFRGSIEYDSQNPARVFNVHPLLMFVGFIVFSAQAMMAYRTVPAEMRVKKIIHMLLHIIAIVMGIIGLCAVFRYHNMINLGDMYSLHSWIGLTTFILYCLQWLVGFLVFMVGRSSVTKERMIGWHMVAGRALLFMSICAALTGLMEKAQFLGLKYQHEARLVNFLGLSILLFGVFVDLSIVYGRYI
- the LOC115723944 gene encoding probable ascorbate-specific transmembrane electron transporter 2; this encodes MASGGRSYQLYAGVVTILSHLIAITVTVLVLVWLLKFQGGFAFKSGNTQKIFNLHPFLMVVGLIVIGGEAIMAYKTMPGTRRAHKGVHIILHLLALLAGILGTYAVFKFKDETGTKDFVTLHTWLGIIVITAYGLQFLLGFFTFFFPGAAMPARANILPWHTFFGMVIFLLAVCTAETGLLQRFITLGLGLNQEGLIVNFTGLLIFLFAVTVTLSVILPRNHY